In a single window of the Mauremys reevesii isolate NIE-2019 linkage group 3, ASM1616193v1, whole genome shotgun sequence genome:
- the PPM1B gene encoding protein phosphatase 1B isoform X3, with the protein MGAFLDKPKTDKHNAHGTGNGLRYGLSSMQGWRVEMEDAHTAVVGIPHGLEDWSFFAVYDGHAGSRVANYCSTHLLEHITNNDDFRASEKPGSALEPSVENVKSGIRTGFLKIDEYMRNFSDLRNGMDRSGSTAVGVMISREHIYFINCGDSRAVLYRNGQVCFSTQDHKPCNPREKERIQNAGGSVMIQRVNGSLAVSRALGDYDYKCVDGKGPTEQLVSPEPEVYEILRAEEDEFIILACDGIWDVMSNEELCEFVKSRLEVSDDLEKVCNWVVDTCLHKGSRDNMSVVLVCFSNAPKVSDEAVKKDAELDKHLESRVEGVPPAIQCSVRWIKYKTFK; encoded by the exons ATGGGTGCATTCTTGGATAAACCAAAAACTGATAAACATAATGCTCATGGTACAGGGAATGGCTTGCGTTATGGCCTCAGCAGTATGCAGGGATGGAGAGTGGAAATGGAAGATGCTCACACAGCTGTTGTAGGTATTCCTCATGGCCTAGAGGACTGGTCCTTTTTTGCTGTCTATGATGGTCATGCAGGATCTCGTGTGGCAAATTACTGTTCAACACATTTATTAGAACACATCACCAACAATGATGATTTTAGGGCGTCAGAAAAACCAGGATCAGCTCTTGAGCCTTCAGTGGAAAATGTCAAGAGTGGAATCAGAACTGGCTTTTTGAAAATTGATGAATATATGCGCAATTTTTCTGACCTCAGAAATGGAATGGACAGGAGTGGCTCAACAGCAGTGGGAGTTATGATTTCACGTGAGCATATATACTTTATCAACTGTGGTGATTCGCGTGCTGTTCTCTATAGAAATGGACAAGTGTGTTTTTCAACACAGGATCACAAACCTTGCAACCCAAGGGAGAAGGAGCGAATCCAGAATGCAGGAGGTAGTGTAATGATTCAGCGTGTTAATGGTTCATTGGCAGTTTCTCGAGCTCTGGGCGACTATGACTACAAATGTGTTGATGGCAAAGGCCCTACAGAACAGCTTGTTTCTCCAGAGCCTGAGGTTTATGAAATTTTAAGAGCAGAAGAGGATGAATTTATCATCTTAGCTTGTGATGGAATCTGGGATGTAATGAGCAATGAAGAGCTCTGTGAATTTGTTAAGTCTAGGCTTGAAGTATCAGATGACCTGGAAAAAGTGTGCAATTGGGTGGTCGATACTTGTTTACATAAG GGAAGTCGTGATAACATGAGTGTTGTACTAGTTTGTTTTTCAAATGCCCCTAAGGTCTCAGATGAGGCAGTGAAAAAGGATGCTGAGCTGGATAAGCACTTGGAATCACGGGTTGAAG